In Clostridia bacterium, the sequence GCGAATATATCTTTGCATATTATTATAATAATCTTTGATTTTGAAGTTAAAAATTGAAAATAGGCTAATGAAGATTATAGATTCTATAATAATAACTATGATAAATTTACTAACAGGAAACTCTTGATAATATCCAAAAACAAAATTATCTTTTTCGATCGTGAATGCACTTTTTCCTATATATTTATTGCCCAATAAAATATTTCTATTATTATAGACTACCGAAATATAATTAATATCAATCATTTCACCTAAATATTCTTCCATGTAATCCTTGCTCAAAACAAAGATACATCTAACTTTATATGTATTAAGTTTGTTCGGGCAATTATATATTATTGATAACAAGATTCCGCCTGCTTGAACGTAGCGTACATCACTAAAAATTTGCTCTTTTTGAGAATATATCGTGAAACCTTGCGCATCTCCATCAAAATAAAATTCCAACTCTGAATATGGTATTTTACCTTTTTCAGTCATGGCATATGAACTGCGATCAAACATGATTAAAGTTTCGCAAGAAAAACCTATAAGCGCATTGTAATTAATAATACTGCGCTGTGCTTCATAAATATCTAAAGGAAAAATATTGGCGAATCCTTCTTCATCCAAAACACTCATATTTTGGACCCATTTATCCTCGGCGATAATCGTATTAACGAATTCTATTTTTTTATGAATACTATCATAATAATGCATAAGTGTATTTGCATCTTTTCGTGCCTCATTTTTTCTTCCAGCATTAATTAACACTAATGATAAGATGATGGATAAACAATAAAAAAATATAGTCAGAACATAAAGCAATAAAAAAATCTTTTTCTTTTGTTTCTTCATTATAATCTCATTTATCTATTGAATTGTCATAATATGATTAGCAATCTATTCATTATTAAAACACATAATTTAATTATATGTTTTTGATTGATATAGTCAAGATAAGCATTATTTTTCTTATATGATTTAGTTGTTGTTTTAATAAAAAATGTCCTTACTATAACAGTAAGGACATTTTTTTCTAAGAACTTTTTGATATATAAAGCTTTTTGCTAATTCTTATTCTTCATCTTGCAATGCGTCAAAGCCTTCTTCGCCAGTACGGACTTTTATAACATTTTCTACATCATATACAAAAATCTTACCGTCGCCAATAGAGCCAGTATAAAGTGCTTTTTTGGCTGTTTCTATTACTGTGCTGACAGGAATTTTGCATACGACTATTTCAAGACGAATTTTGGGCAATAATTTGACGCCGACTTCTACACCGCGATAAAACTCAGTCTTATAGCCTTTTTGCATTCCGTAACCCATTACATTGGTAACAGTCATGCCTGTAATGCCAATTTTATTGAGAGCTTCTTTCAGAGTTTCAAATTTTGATTCATTAGTAATAATATCAATTTTGGTCATCTTGACATCAGAAGCTGATGAAGACTTAGGCTTATGAACAACAGGTACAGCCTCTTCCATTAATACGGGTTGAGCAACTTCACCCATTTCCTCATGCGCTCCGTCAAATCTTATTTCACTAGACGGCATAAAATCAGCATATGCGCTAACAAGACCGTGTTCAGATATATCAAGACCAGCAAGCTCTTCTTTTGCACTGACTCTAATACCTACTGTCTTTTTCAAAATAAAGAACAATAGTGTCATTGTAACGCCTACCCATGCAATAACTACTAATACGCCTAGAGTTTGCACGCCTAGCAATTTTGCGCCGTGTCCATAGAACAATCCTTCACTTTCTGAAAACAATCCAACGAGAATTGTGCCAACTGCACCGCAAACGCCATGAACTGCAACAGCGCCAACAGGATCGTCAATTTTTAGCACTTTATCCAAGAACTGAACAGCAAACACTACCACTACTCCACCAACTATACCAATTATAAGCGCACCTAAAGGAGATACAGCGTCGCAGCCTGCCGTAATCGCTACAAGTCCGCCTAAAGCACCATTTAGTGTCATTGATATATCAGGCTTTTTAAATTGAATCCATGTTATAATCATAGCCACAGTCGCACCAGCACAAGCCGCTATATTTGTATTAAAAAATACTTTTCCTATAGCTAACAAATCTCCGTCAGAAGATGCTGCCAATTGTGAGCCAGGGTTAAATCCAAACCATCCAAACCAAAGGATAAATACACCCAAAGCGCCTAAGGTAATGCTATGTCCCAAAATAGCCTTGGGCTTTTTATCTTTACCATATTTTCCAATACGAGGTCCAAGCATTGCAGCACCAATGAAGGCAGCTACTCCGCCTACTAAGTGAACTGCAGTTGAACCCGCAAAATCATGGAAACCAAGTTTAGCAAGCCATCCGCCGCCCCAAATCCAATGTCCTGAAATAGGATAAATTATCGCAGTAATCACGATGCTATATATACAATAAGCGATGAATTTTGTACGTTCTGCCATAGCACCTGAAACAATTGTTGCTGCTGTTGCCGCAAACACTGTTTGAAAGATTACAAAAACTGAAGTAGGAATATTACCCGGTCCGTATTCTCCCAATATAAAGAAATCAGGTTTTCCAATCACACCGCCTAGCAATGACGAACCGTGCATTAGTCCAAAACCAATAATCCAAAACACTATTGCACCGAGCGCAAAGTCCATTAAGTTTTTCATTATAATGTTACCTGCGTTCTTGGCACGGGTAAAACCTGTTTCAACCATGGCAAAACCAGCTTGCATTGAAAAAACTAATGCTGTTGCCACCAAAACCCAAATCGTGTCTGTTGCTGAAAACATATCTTTTTCTCTC encodes:
- a CDS encoding ammonium transporter, with the translated sequence MFSATDTIWVLVATALVFSMQAGFAMVETGFTRAKNAGNIIMKNLMDFALGAIVFWIIGFGLMHGSSLLGGVIGKPDFFILGEYGPGNIPTSVFVIFQTVFAATAATIVSGAMAERTKFIAYCIYSIVITAIIYPISGHWIWGGGWLAKLGFHDFAGSTAVHLVGGVAAFIGAAMLGPRIGKYGKDKKPKAILGHSITLGALGVFILWFGWFGFNPGSQLAASSDGDLLAIGKVFFNTNIAACAGATVAMIITWIQFKKPDISMTLNGALGGLVAITAGCDAVSPLGALIIGIVGGVVVVFAVQFLDKVLKIDDPVGAVAVHGVCGAVGTILVGLFSESEGLFYGHGAKLLGVQTLGVLVVIAWVGVTMTLLFFILKKTVGIRVSAKEELAGLDISEHGLVSAYADFMPSSEIRFDGAHEEMGEVAQPVLMEEAVPVVHKPKSSSASDVKMTKIDIITNESKFETLKEALNKIGITGMTVTNVMGYGMQKGYKTEFYRGVEVGVKLLPKIRLEIVVCKIPVSTVIETAKKALYTGSIGDGKIFVYDVENVIKVRTGEEGFDALQDEE